The DNA window ACTACTTCTTGTTCTGCTTCCTGCTGAAATTCAGCCTGACCATCTGCTCCTGCCTCATCTGCTTCGGGTTCACGCTGCACGAGTCCTGCAGAGAGGTGAACACTACTGGCCTCAACCTCTCCGCCTGCTCCTCCATCATGCTGCACAGGTGAGGAATGGAGCCTGCTGCCTCTCTCCTTCCCAGGGAGAGCCAATCTCCCTCTAACAAGCTTCAGCCTCGCGCATCCAGCCAAAACAGCTAcacagggtgctgggggctcTCCCTGTGGCCTCAACAGCTGCACCTTCTGGGCACTCACTCGCTGTTGCCTCCTAGTACTGGGACAGCCTGACTCCAGGTGCACGCTTGGATCTCTCAGCTGAGGACACAGCTCTGTTGGGAGCAAGTCAGACAGCAAAGTTCCCAGCAttgatttctttcctgtgtcCTCTCATTTACTAGCAATGCTGATGGAGCTCCTGACTGGTTTGGGACGTTTTCCAATGCTCTTCTTGTGGCCCAGAAGCTAACAGCTGGCCTGATTGTCTTACACACAGGTAAGTCCCtgttcccagacccttctccccAACTCTGGGGGAAAACTTGCATCCTTTGCCTCTTCCTTTGCTCCTTATGCCAGAGCACAAACTCCCTGGAAGAAACAGACACTGCAGTGACCTCTCAGCACAGGCCCAAAGCCCCTGGTCTTACTAAACATTACCCCAACAGATTAAAGACAGCACTTTCAGAGCCAGTTCTGCCTCataccagcctggtgaagtgcTGATCCCTTTCTAGGCCCTCCAGAAGGGCAGCATCTCCCTTTGCCTTCTTGCAAACTGAGTAGCAGCATTCTGCAGTGCTCCTAAAGCATTCCCCACTTCAAAAGTCCTTAGGTACCTGCTGCCATTTTGTGAAacccccatttcctccccccagccagcgctgctgctggagctggaagCCTTTTTAACCCCTCCCGAGGGGCGGGGAGGCAGCCCCTGACTGACCCTCATCCCCTGCACGTGgctgcctggcagaggaggTTCAGGTGCTCTCTGATGATGTTAAAGGCTCACTGCTCCCTTTCCACCATCCGCTGTGCCTTGCTGCCCGGCAGTGGTGCATGTGGACGTGTGCAGGGTCCGGACCAGCAGAAACGCTTCCTGATACAGAGGCAGCCCTGCTTTGATGAGAGGTAGCGTGCGCTGCTGGTTTATGGCCTTCAGGGCTTAAGGATGGCAGGGATGCTCTGCCTGGCAGCAGGGAGATGCTGTTCTGAGGACTCCAAGCAAGGTGGAGCAAGCGTTCTGTTCTgtgcagccagctctggggcTCTGGCTGAAACCCTTTCTCTAGGCTGGAGCTTTCTGCACCGGGGACAAGGGCACCCCCTGCTCCCTGGTTCTGGGCCTTTGCCTGATCTGCTGTGGTGCGCCAGGCTGCAAACCAGCCATGGCATCCCCTCTGCCCCTGCCCTGCGTGTCTGAGGACTCGGAATGGCTGTATGGAGCCACACACCTTCAATGAAAGGTTTCAGGGCCATAAACCCCACATCCCTTTGCAGTAATAGCTGTTGGCGCACGCTGTGTGATGCCGAATAACCGTCCCCTCCCTTTGTCCCCGCAGTGTTCATATCCATCACCCACGTCCATCGTACGAAGCCGCTGTGGAAAAAGAGCCCCCTCTCCAACCGGTGGTGGACGCTCACCGTGGCCGTAGTGTGAGTATTCCCAGACGCTGCTGAGGCACTCGGAGTGGGAGGAAGGAGGCTCTGGATCTGCTCCAGCACCAGTTTGCTGGTGTTGGGGAACATGATAGTACATGGTGattgttttctgctgctgaactGGTGAAGGGTCCCTGTTGGGATCTCAGAAGCACCACAGCTGGGCTCGAGCCCTCATCTGCAGATCCTGGGCAGCTCGTTAGCTCTGCTGAGATTCGCTGTGTCTGTTTTTGACTGTAGATTGCTGGGGCAAGTGGCACAGACTGTGCTGGACCTGAAACTCTGGGAAAACCTCAGCTCTTCGTTGACCTTTAACCATGTTTCCATCGCCCCGGTCTCATGGCTCctgggttttctttccttgatcCTTGTGGTTATCATCAATGAGATCGTCAAGCTGCATGAGATCAGGTACGGGGGTAGCAGGGAAGATGGGGAGAAAGGACTGGAGCCTCACTCCAGCCTGGCCGTGATTGGCAGGAAAATGATGTGCAGGGAACAGGGTGgggaatgaaaaggaaaagatgtttgcATTGTGTAAATCACCTGGCTGGTGTGTGCAAACTCACAGTGAGGAAGCGCAGGGGAGGAAAGAGGGtcaggggagggcaggggcagTGATTGGGAGCAGGAAGGGAGACCAAAAATCCCTTACCTCCAGCCAGGGGGAGGGAAACGGCTGAGGTCTATGAAACACCAGTATGGAATTGTGGAGGGCTGGTGTCTCTGTCTCATCCCAGGAGGACAGTAGGGCAGTgaagcagagcagggaaaaTCATCTCCGCACAGTGCCTGGGCTGCAGGACTCGTTGCTAGGGGAAGTGGCTGAAGCCAAGAATTAGCACCAGGCAAAGTGGCTGTTGTTCTGAGCATGGGGAGCAGCCAGGGCTAGGAGTTAATGCTTATGAGCACGGATTCAGGAAAGGGGCGggtgaggaaaagcagcaggtaTTGCACGGAACCGTGATGGGGCAGAACCACTGTCTCTGTTCCTGGGAAGAGTGTCTGGACCTTCCTCTGCTGTctctggtggccctggagatgGGACTTGGTCAGGTGGTGTAGGACTGAGACCTGGGGTTGCTTTCTGGAGTCAATTCCACAGCCAGGGCCCAGGCCAGCGGTGTGCCTGCTTCTTGGGGTCAGGAATTGCAGTGGGGTGGCTTTGCTTGCCATTCACCCCTCTGCATGCTGATTTTCTTCTACCTTCTCCAGGGTCCGAGTCCGTTATCAAAAGAGGCAGAAGTTGCAGTTTGAAACAAAGCTGGGGATGAATTCGCCGTTTTAAACCCTCCCAGCTCGAGTTCCTGGAGCCAGGGCCACGCAGGAGCATCCTGCACTGGGAGAGCAGCTGCGAAGGCTCAGGGAGGTTTCCCTCACACATGCAAACCAGGCAGCCTCCTTGCAAAATATCTGCGCCTTCCAGGGGCCCCGAGCAGGGCATCGCTGTCGAGACCCCCAGCAGGTACGCGGCCCCAACCTGGCCCACCAGGGAGCTCTCGAGGGAGCCCGTGAGCTCTGGTGGCTCTTCAGGCTGCTCTTCCTTTATTTATTACCCAGGGGGGTTGTTGGGATCATGGTGATGAAGTGACCCCTTCCCTCTGTGTGAGCAGGTGCGTTTCCTGGGGCTGGCAGGAGACTGCGGGGCCAGCAGGGGAGAACACTGGGCTGCCAAAGCTCGAAATCTCTTCTGAAACCCCTTGTGATTTTCCATCTCCATGTGCTCTCGTGGAGGTGTGTGCGTGCCctcccctctgtccctgggtcctggggaaggagctgtctcccctgcagctccaggtgtgcagggcagggagcagggattGCCCCGGTGCAGGCCAGGCTGGGCCAGCCCTGCCCTCCAGTGCTGCCATCAGAGCCGAACAGCGCGAGAAAAGAGGGGTGAGACAGGGCTTTGAGAAAGGCTGTGAGCGCTTGGCAGTAGGAGGCAGGAGGGCAGTTCTGCCTCGtggctctgctgcctccagccctgctgaACCCACTCCTCTCTGCTCTGACAACCCCAGAGGGGTTTATAACTGACCGCGGTTTTGTGGTTTGAATTGGGTTCTGCTTCAGCAAAACGCCTGCTTTGGAGGGACCAAAGGGGTGATAAAACCTGAGCGCTGCCTGGCCTGCGCTGGAGCGAGGGGGACAGATTTCTGGGCAGAGCTGCATCTCGCAGTCGTGACCCCCGTGGAGCTGGTGCACAGCTCCATTCCGGGCCTGGAATTGTGCTAGGACTGTACTTGCTCCCAGGGCACAGGGACACCCCTTTATCAGGTCTTTGTCCGATGGTGTTTGAAAgcctctcccctctctgctgctgcccccACATCTGTTCCCTTGTCTGGAGAGGGAACCTCCCCGGGGCTGCTGCAAACCACGATTTGCCCCAGGGTGGCACAGACGCTCCTGCACTCGGAACAGGCCccagctgggagcactggtgctgctggggtggggCAGTCACAGAGCACACAGGGCTGGCTAACGGAATGTTTGCAGCGCATGGAGCTGTTCACTCCCTTCCTAGCTCTAAAAACCTGGCTAAACCAGGCAAATCCTGGCACTGTCCTGCTTCCAGTATAACACTACAGCCTGCGgctattgttttcctttggggCCCAGACTCCTGAGTGGTGGCTGGgaccccagctctgccctgtcGCTCCACCTTGTCTTCCTTCCCGCGCAGCATGATCAGAGCTCCCTCCCCGCTGCGTGTCGCTCAGCAATAGCCCTGTCCCCgctgggggctggcaggggGCACGGCCGGGCTCCGCTCTGGGGGCAGCAGCTGGGGACCTGCCAGAGGCCTGGGCCCTGTTCCTACCCTGGCACCTgagaaaatgctttcctgtgtgatgccagggctgccccacagGTGGGAGAGGATCTGGAGTCAGAGGTGGCATGGAGCTgctctctccctgctctcctgcagCGCAGCCTCCCCCCCAAGCCACGGTTGGTGATAAACCCAGCAGCCATCAgggctccctgctgcccaccccTCCTCAGGAGGAGGCACCGTCACGGTTTCCTTCTCTGGGCGAtcacaaatgtttattttcttgcccCCTCGTTCCCCTGATGGACGTGGAGGGAGCCAAGGCGCGTGACCAGGTTGCACCAGGCCCTTCCCTCGGCCTCTGAGGCCCGGAGGGCCGGCAGGCACAGTGTCAGGCATTTCCTACAGCAAAAGGTTTTTAAATGgtgtatattttatattaaattttttGGGatgtatgtaaaaatatttgatttgtATTAAAATTTGTAAAGTctataaaaaaaacaagaaaccaAGGCAGCCCCAGGCGCATCCCGTGTATGGACGGCAATGAGTGAGGGGCTGGCGTAAAGCACCCAGGGAGGGAATTTGTCTCTGGCCGAGCGAGGAGGTACAAACATACCTCGCCATGCAGGGACATGGCCCCAGAGCTCCTGGCAGCCCATCCCAGCACTTCTCCCCCTTTCTACTCCGCTCGGGGCAAAcccacccagccctgcctgcctctTCGCACGGGGGCACAGCCGGGTCCCTGTGCAGCCCCCTGCGCTCCAGCtcggcgggggctgcggggtgAGGGGCTCTGGATAGAAGGTCAGGGCCAAGCTAGAACAGGTGCTGTGAGCGGCAGGACAAGACCAGGAGGCCTGGGCTGCTTGCTCTGAGCAGAGTGGGACCGGGTGTCACTGCAATCATGCACCCCGAGGAGACCAGAGCCGCGCTGCGCCCGCAGGCatgggcaggcagggctgctccccagcacccaccacGCTGCTGAGACCCAGACTGAGCACCAACCTCGCTGCGGGAGACAGCAGGACTccagctggagaggagctgaAGAAACATGAATCGTAAGCGCTCCAGGGGCAGGGTACGGCCGATCCTCGATGGACTTCAAACGGCTGGAGAGAAGCTTGTGTGAGCTGGCACGCAGGAGACAGCCAGGTAAAACTATCAAAAGGGTAAAATAACGCCCCACTGTTTAATAGAATTTAGTCTTAGTGGCTGttagtggaaaacaaaacacatgatTAACACAACCGGAGCAGATGGTTTAGGATCTGTTGTCAGTCTGGTGATTCCAGGGgctattttttcccctcgcTGTCTCGCACGGAGTGGGCGCAGCTGGGGTTAGTCAGTCCCGGTCGTACATAACTTACACACCATACAGTAGCTTCAAAATAGAGATCTAGAGCTTAAAAAATAGGCATTCTGCAAAAACCCAATGTTCAATTCCCTTATCAACAGCGAGAGCAGCCTGGTGCTGCCCTCGGGTGGCTCAGACGGTGACAGCTCCACACCCAGAGCACGGGACTGCGGTTCTGGTTAGTAAATATATAGAATaaatcacttttaaaatatatacattggcctttaaaaaaaacacatttacagTTTATcaacattggaaaaaaaaaataactgggCTCATCCCAGGTTGGCTCGGGACAGTAAAAATGCGTCTGCAAAGGTTTCTGCATCCCTTTCTCTAAagtgcagctgctggagctgcgaCCACGGCACCTGCCCTCGCACCGAACCGCGCAGAGCGAGCCAGAACTCAGCCAGGACAGGAGGTGTCTCGGCTGCCTCACACTGACCTCGGGTCCCAGCCAACAATCgatttctccttttcccagggcgtttgtctttgctttctgggctgggGGCCAGACAGGCACCTCCCGCTCGGCCCCACTGCGCCTCGAGCCCCTCGGGACGCTGCTGCCCTGGCTGAGGGGGGACGAGGGCCACACGTccagggcagctgcagcctCCTCCTCAGCCACTGTCCCCCTTTCCAGTTTGGGTTTGCGTTGGTTATTTTGTAAAAAAGGGGagagatgggattttttttcccctttgtttggAATTTCTGCGGCAAATGGCACTTCAAAACAATCTTGGGTTCCCTTCTGGTGCTCCGATGCTTTCATTTGCTTGGCATGCCGAGTGCACGCCAAGTTTGGGGCTCTTGGACATATTTAGCCATGCGCTACTAAGCAGATCCCGCTTGAGAAATTTGTCTTCCAGCGATGCAGCCGTTCCTGGCCGTGGGGAGCGAGCGCTGCCGTGCCCCTGCCGCCCCGGGGCTGCGAGCACCACGCACAGGAGCTGCCGCCGCGCCGAATCCGCCCGGGCACGCGGGGTCACCTCTCCCGCTGGGTTCAGTGCGGCAGGGAAGCCTCTTGGAGTCCCCAGCGCTGCTGCTGCCCAACGGCGCTCACAGCAGGGTTTGTGCCAGCAAGGAGGACGTGTGGGAAAAGGGATGTTTTCTCCCCCAAGAaggcaggaaaagggaagaaaaagaaagaaaacccatgATGGAGCACGCTGCTTCTGCACCATGGGAGCAGCAGGGTGGCAGTTTGCGTTGGCACAGCAGCACGATCCAGCCGGGCTGCCCTCGCGCTCCCCGTGGCtctggggaaggggcagggaggctccGCGTCCGGCAGGGCTGCCGCAGCCTGTGCCAGCCCCGTCTCGGGGTGCGAGTCCCTCCGGAGGGATTTCAGTCCGCTTGCATTACACGCTGCCCAACGCTGACGCGTTTGGAAAAGCAACAAATGAAACAGGAAGGTTCCTTCCCGCTCTGCGAGCTGCCAAATCGCGACAAGCCCCATCTTCTTTTGGCTGCTGTCAGGCCTGGCCGGGCTGGGATCGGCTCCGTCAATAGCGCGCTCGGCGCTGCCCGGGGAGGTCTGGGCCGTGACACATTGTTGGCAGGGGATAAATAACGAGAGGCAGGGcttgcagcacagcagggaaagagaaaggtcCCTTGTGGAGGCTCCTCGGCTCTGTGCAAGGGATAGAGGGCTTCTCAGTGGCCTCCTGGACTGCGTACACGGCCCCTCTGGGCTCTCTGCCTGCTTCAGACCGGTGGGAAATGCCTGACCCTCTCTGAAAGCTGCCTGCGGCCGTGCTGGCATGTGGGTACGGAGCCAGGGCCGAGGCAGGAGGGGCAGCTGCGCTCCCAGCCAtggggagggaggcagagacGGACCGGGAGGTACCGCTGGGTGCTGGATCCGCTCTCTTCCCAGCCCGAGGGGCACGAGGGAGCAGCCAGAGGCgtgaggggaaggagggagggagcctCAGTCCAGCATCGCGTCCAGCTGGTCGGCCAGGTCGTCGAACATGTTGCTGATGTCTTCCAGGATGTTCTTGGCAGACTGCGTGGCCCCAGGGTGgctggggaggaaaggagggacgGTCAGAACCCGCCCTGGGGACCGAGGTGCTGCTGGATGGGGTTGGCCAGGCTGGACCAGACCCTCCCAGTAGCAGCTGGACTCGTGTggcctcccagctccccctcgAGCATCCCCCTTGCACCCACGGCCTCACCTCTCCGGCTCCTGCACCGTCATCTTCTCAGCCGCCTGCAGCGCAGCAGCCAGCGTGGAGCTGCTCTGGGCCAGCCCGGCCCCCGGCGTGGCTACCGAAGCCTTGGCCGGCACCTTGCTGCTCGTCGCCAGCGAGCCAGGGCCGGGCAGGGGTCCGACCACATCAGGCACGGGCTGCGTGGCCCAGGGAGCCACGGTGTGGCGGGGCGGCTGCAAGACCTGCTGGTAGATGGTCTTTGGCCCGGAGAAGACCAGCTTGGTGGATGCTACCGAGGTGTGCTTGGGGACATCTGCAAAGGAAGGGGACTCGTGGCACGTGGTGGCGCGTGCCCTCCGTGCCCCCTGTACCAGcccagcaggcaggagggagccTCAGGTGCCAACACCGCCCTGGAGACCCCACAAGCCCACGTACCTGGAGCAGGCGTCCTCACCACGGCGGTGccgagcagctctgcagggcccGGGGATTTCGTTGGGCTCGGTGCTTTCCTGATCCCCTTTTCCAGCGACAAGATGCTCTTCTCTATCTCAGCAATCCTGAACTCCATGCTGTCATCGTCAAACGCTTCGGTGGCCAGTGGGGCTGGTGGTGTGGGCACAGCGGGGCCCGCGATGCTCACCGCCTGCGCCTGCGCGTACTGGGGCGCAGGGCCGGTCCCCGCCTCGCCGAACGCCTTCAGCACCGCCTGCAGCGGCTCCCGCTCCTTGAAGCGTGGCCGGCGCTTCACCGTGTCTGACTCAGTGAGGTTGAACTCCAGCACGAGCGGCTCCTTGGTGGCAGCGGGCACCGCTGGCTCTTTCCCGGTGGAGCTGGGGGGCTCTGCCAGCTGGGAACCAGGCTCTGCCTCCAGCACGACGTCGGCCTTGGGGTGCCCAGCGGGCTTTGGCCGCTGTTTGATGGTCAAGTTGCCTTCTTCTGCAAAGGGGATGCACTCGCTGGAGCTGTTCTGGGAGGACGAGGAAACCCCTGGCTTGGCCTCCTCCTCCGTGTCCGAGCAGGCGTCCTCCCGCCCGTGCTGCGCAGCCTCCGTCATGGGAGCGCTGGGCTCGCTGACTGTCCGTCTGCGGGGCTTGCTGCTCTCAAAGGGGTCCCTGGTGGCCTCGGTAAGCGTGGCGCTGCCGGCGTCACTGCCAGCAGAAGAGTCCTTGCCCCCATGTGCCCTGGGGGCACAGTCCTGAGCCACGGGCAGTGGTTTTGGGGCCAGGAGGGGCTTGGCTGGGCTCACCCCTGGTGTTCCCTCCAGTGCAGCCGCCAAGCTCCTCACTGTCCTGCTGTGTCCGGCGTCACTGGGGCCGGCACCCGCATCTGCCGCATCCTGGggggcagcaggcagctgctcagcTTCAGCAGGTTGCTCGCCGTCTGCCTCCACGGCGAGGGAGCTGGAGACGGAGCTGAGGCGCTTGGGAGGGGGCGGTGGGGGGCCCTTGCGCTTGGCGCGGATGGCAAAGGACTGGCTGCGCGTCACCTTGGCGTCCGCCTGCGGGCAGCCCCGCGGCGTCTGGCTGCGGCCCGGCCGCCGCGTCAGCGTGGCGTAGGAGCCCAGCGCGCTGGAGGGcgtcccctcctcctcctcgtgcTCCCCATCCGACAGCGCGTAGCGGTTCAGGCTGTGCGAGCGCTTCTTGTACTTGACGCCCTCGCCGCCGCCGTGCTGCTCCGTGGGCTGCCCGGCGCTCGGTGTTGCCGTGGGCGGCTCTGCGGGGCCGCAGCGGCTGTGGAGGTAGGAAAAGGCTTTTTGGGCTGACGCCTGCAGGCTGCTGTTCTGTCCAGAGGAGACGGAGGCGTACGGGTGCATCagggccttgggctgctccGCTCCCAGGAGGGAAGGGGCCGTTGGGGATTTCAAGGAGATGTGGGGGTACATGAAGACGTAGGGGGCCGTTGCCTTGCCAGGAGTCTGGGGGGGAGTGCAGGGGGTGCCCACTGGCGACCTGGCCTCTTTCGGAGCCACGGGCCGGGCGTGCTGCTCCGTGCCTTCCGGCAGGTTCCTCTCCTTGAGAGGGCTCCCAGCGCCGCTAGCAAAGCCGTTCAGCCCCTCGGGAGAGGCCACCTTCCCGCAGGGCTCGGGGCTGGGCAGGCTGGGGGGCGCGCAGGACTgcccgctgctgctgctgctctcgcCGCTGCCCAGGCTCTCCTGCGAGGGGCTGGAGAGGCGCCGGGACAGCACGTTGTCCTGCGAGTGTCCTGAGCCCCGGGACCGCACCCCGATGCTCTCCTGGCTCCGCGACATCCCTTGGCTGCTCTTGATGCCCAGCGTCTCGTGGCAGCTGTTGGACATGGCTGTCTGGAGCTCGTAGCTGAGCTCACTGTCCTGGAAGGTCGTCATTTTGGGGGTGAGCGGGGTCTGGCACTCCCCATTCTCCAGTGACTCGATGGTGACAATGTCCAGGGCACCGGGGACTTTGCGTGTCACCACAGTTGCTTCTGCTTGGTTGAGGCTTTTGCGGAGGTCTCTGAGCTTCTTGACAGCCAACATGATCTTCTTCTGGTGGCCTGCGGGAAGGGCCAGAAAGGGGCGTTAGGTCAGCTCTGGCCCCCAGGGCCTTCGTTTCCTGGCCAAGAAGAGTCATAGTCATGCCAACAACCAGGACAAAGGCCTCTGGGTTATCCAAACCCTGCAGTGGGAGGGGACAATCTAGAGCCAGTGTCCCCAGCTCAGCCTGGCTTCAGCCTGCCAGGGGCATCCTGAGGGACAGCCGTGAGCAGCCCTTTCCGGGTCCTCAGGACATTCCTGCACCTCCCAGCTGGAGGGAGAACAGGGTGTGGGGACCTGGGTGGGAAGCTCGGCTGTGCCAGGCCACGGCAGCAGGGACTCACCCAGCTTGTTGATGCCAATCTCCTGCAGATCCTCCCACGTCAGGTCTGTCACGATGGTGATGGAGTCGTAGCCGTTGTTCACCAGCTTTTTGTGGTACTGGGGCAACCCGATGGCACTGAGCCAGTCCATCAGGTCAGCCTGCGGAGAGCACGAAGACACCTCCGTGAGCATCGAGGCAGCGCCTtcatcctcccctccctgccccgggCTGGGAGCTGCATTGCTGGGGTTTCTCTGGCTGCATAAATGCTGGCCGGTGCGGCACCTGTTTCCCTGCggcccccatcccatcccaccccaccctgaACTGGGGGAAGGCAGCTCTGAGAGAAGCCTGGGGGACAGAGGGTGCCAGGCTGAAGCCCCAGTGCCCGGCACTCACTGGGATGTAGTTGGGCAGCCACTCGGCGATGCTGAGCTGCCCGATCTCCGTGGAGATCTTCTTCCTGTGGCCTGGCTTGGTCACACCGATGGCCGTCAGGTCCTGCCATGAGCAGAGCGGGGCTGTGGTCAGTGGTGGCACAGGGCACACAGGGCTGTGTGGAGGGGTCTGGCCAGGGGGAAGGGGCTGCCTCACCTCCGGGGTCATGCGGCTGATGGTGGGGACGTCGTAGCCAGCATTGAGGAAGTTGGCTGTGTACAACTCCAGCTGGAACTCGCTCAACCAGTTGTAAATGGCTTCTGCATCCTGGGGAGAGGATGGGGCAATGAGCGGCCCAGGacagtggctgcaggagctggaaggaCCTGGCTGCTCCAGGCAAATCGACAGGATCTCCTTGGGCAGGACCCACCCATCCCCAGGGTCCCCAGTTGTCCCAGTTACCTTCCCCTCGAGGAGCT is part of the Phaenicophaeus curvirostris isolate KB17595 chromosome 19, BPBGC_Pcur_1.0, whole genome shotgun sequence genome and encodes:
- the CASKIN2 gene encoding caskin-2 produces the protein MGREQELIQAVKNGDVPGVQKLVAKIKASKSKLLGSAKRLNVNYQDADGFSALHHAALGGSLELISLLLEAQATVDIKDSNGMRPLHYAAWQGRVEPVRVLLRAAASVNMASLDGQIPLHLSAQYGHYEVSEMLLQHQSNPCLINKAKKTPLDLACEFGRLKVAQLLLNSHLCVALLEGQSKDATDPNYTTPLHLAAKNGHKEIIRQLLKAGIEINRQTKTGTALHEAALYGKTEVVRLLLEGGVDVNIRNTYNQTALDIVNQFTTSHASKDIKQLLREASGILKVRALKDFWNLHDPTALNVRAGDVITVLEQHPDGRWKGHIHDAQKGTDRVGYFPPSIAEVISKRTGTVVPRVAPAQQRQGPPHGGQQLLPDECPHPTAPSGPAGCGYLTLTRTGPGPDSAAGDRNSVGSEGSIGSIRSAGSGQSTEGTNGQMSILIENSRPLPSPGDDLQQHLLGLEPRNGQVTPTAGPPGHQTPGSCPLGDKVFSHQFLRPEQLLEGKDAEAIYNWLSEFQLELYTANFLNAGYDVPTISRMTPEDLTAIGVTKPGHRKKISTEIGQLSIAEWLPNYIPADLMDWLSAIGLPQYHKKLVNNGYDSITIVTDLTWEDLQEIGINKLGHQKKIMLAVKKLRDLRKSLNQAEATVVTRKVPGALDIVTIESLENGECQTPLTPKMTTFQDSELSYELQTAMSNSCHETLGIKSSQGMSRSQESIGVRSRGSGHSQDNVLSRRLSSPSQESLGSGESSSSSGQSCAPPSLPSPEPCGKVASPEGLNGFASGAGSPLKERNLPEGTEQHARPVAPKEARSPVGTPCTPPQTPGKATAPYVFMYPHISLKSPTAPSLLGAEQPKALMHPYASVSSGQNSSLQASAQKAFSYLHSRCGPAEPPTATPSAGQPTEQHGGGEGVKYKKRSHSLNRYALSDGEHEEEEGTPSSALGSYATLTRRPGRSQTPRGCPQADAKVTRSQSFAIRAKRKGPPPPPPKRLSSVSSSLAVEADGEQPAEAEQLPAAPQDAADAGAGPSDAGHSRTVRSLAAALEGTPGVSPAKPLLAPKPLPVAQDCAPRAHGGKDSSAGSDAGSATLTEATRDPFESSKPRRRTVSEPSAPMTEAAQHGREDACSDTEEEAKPGVSSSSQNSSSECIPFAEEGNLTIKQRPKPAGHPKADVVLEAEPGSQLAEPPSSTGKEPAVPAATKEPLVLEFNLTESDTVKRRPRFKEREPLQAVLKAFGEAGTGPAPQYAQAQAVSIAGPAVPTPPAPLATEAFDDDSMEFRIAEIEKSILSLEKGIRKAPSPTKSPGPAELLGTAVVRTPAPDVPKHTSVASTKLVFSGPKTIYQQVLQPPRHTVAPWATQPVPDVVGPLPGPGSLATSSKVPAKASVATPGAGLAQSSSTLAAALQAAEKMTVQEPESHPGATQSAKNILEDISNMFDDLADQLDAMLD